Genomic segment of Clostridiales bacterium:
TCGCATCGCACGCCCACGGAGAGGACGATAGCTCGGGCGTTGCGACACCGGCTGCGGATGCGCAACCTGAAAGCGTGTGGGTGCACGTCGCTGGAGCCGTGAACTCTCCGGGGCTCAGAGAGCTGCCTGTTGGTTCGCGCGTCGGGGATGCGGTCGAGGCGGCAGGCGGGCCTTCGCCAGAGGCATCAATCGACACGATCAACCTGGCGCAGATCATCAATGACGGGGAACACGTCTACGTCCCAACTCGTGAACAGGCTGCGGCCGGCACCGTGCCCTCGCCTGTGGGCACATCGAGCGGTGCGACACGTGGCGGTTCCAGCGCGGGACAGCACGTGAACATCAATTCCGCGGGGGAGAGCGAGCTTGAGGCGCTTCCAGGGGTGGGGCCTGCCACCGCTGCGAGAATCGTTGCTGACCGGGAGGCAAACGGTCCGTTCAGCGCACCCGAAGACATCATGCGGGTACCTGGCATCGGAGAGAAGAAACTTGAGGCGATGCGCGATTTCATCGTGGTGCGATGAGCACCAATTATCGCCCGCGTCCGAGCATACCGGCACTCGCATGGTATTCGATCATGCTGTTTTGCGGAGTTCTCACTAGTGAGGAGCTGTCCTGGCGGTACCTGACGGGTGATATGCAAGTGCCGCTGCCGACCGTTGCTGTGATCGCACTGACACTGGCATCGATTGGCTTCGTGGCGTGCATCGGCATGGCGCGCTTGCTTCGACGGTACGCTTATGGACGTGCCAGGGTGGTGCAGATCGGCTGTTTTGCCGGGGTGCTCTTCGTGTGGGCGGCGCTGGGAGTGGCCTCAGGTTCAGCCCGCTGGTCTGGTTGGCACGCAGCTCAAGCCCAATTGCCCACACCGAACGAATCGACAGCCGACGCACAAACTCCCAACACAGCAGTTGTCGCCATTCGCGATCCAACTCAGGGCCGGTTTGGGTGGGTGACGACCGTCCGCCCGCTTGAAGGCGCTCCAGTTCGTTTCCGAGTGATGCTGCCGCCCGGACAGGATCCGCCCGTTCGTCTCGGAGAAGTGTTTGCTCTTAAGCAGCGGGTAATGCCAATCGATCCATCCCAGGAGTGGGCGCGCCGTGCACATCGCCGGTTCGAGGCGGGCAGCGTGCCGGTGCGCGCGGTAGAGATTGAGGGATGGGCTTCCACGCCAAGCGGATGGGCGGGCCCGATCAGGGCTACGGTCAACGAGATGGTGGCTAAAGTCCCTGGGGCGAGAGGGGATGTGCTCCAAGGGGTGCTCTTGGGCGACAGGACCCGTATGAGTGGCACTGTGACCGAAGAGGACATGCGTGTATGCGGGCTCTCGCATCTCATCGCAGTATCCGGCACACACTTGAGCATAGTGGGAATGCTTCTCGGACGCGTTTTAGGCCACGCGCGCCAGGGACTTGTGACCCGCGCTGCTGTGGTGGTCGCAGCGATGGGAATGTACGTCGTCCTCACCGGTGTTCAGCCCTCGGCACTTCGCGCGTTGGGCATGGGTGCTGTTGCGGGGCTCGCGGCCGTATCCGGCCGCCGCGGTGACGGGCTTGCTGCTTTGGCGGCGGCCGTCGCTGTGATGCTTATGGCCGATCCCGTTGTCGCGTTTGATATTGGGTTCCGCCTTTCGGTATGCGCTGTCGCGGGAATCGTTGTGTTTGGAGGGCTTGCCGGCGAATGGATTCGCTCGGCGTTCGGGACGGGACGTGTCCACCGTTGGGCTGAGGGCGCCGCCGACATGTTGGCGTTGACTCTCGTGGCCCAAGTGGCTACCTTGCCTGTCGCGCTGCCCGCTTTTGGCATGTTTTCGCTGATTGCCCCGCTTGCCAACGTGATCGCCATGCCCCTCGTCACTGTTGGTTTGATTGTAGGTCTCGTAGCTGCCGTGGCCGGTCTTGTGTTGAGCGTGGTGGCAGGTCCGTTCATGTCACTGGCCGCATTGCCTCTTGGACTGGTCACAACGCTGGCGCGTCACTTCGCGTCGATACCGGGAGCCGCTCTCGGCGTGGAGGCGCCGCCTGGCCCGCTTGTCGCAACCGTGACCGTGGCTACGTGCGCGCTTTGGGTCGCGTGGCCTCGACCGAGAGACTCAACAGCTCCGCGGATGGCGCTCGGTCTCGTGGTGGCGCTCACGGTATGGGGCATGATCGGCGCCCCCACACCCTCCGGCGAACCTCGCATCCGTGTGCTCGACGTCGGCCAAGGGGATGCGGTGATCGTTACCGACGACAACGCGACCCTGCTCATTGATACGGGACCGGATCCGGACGTTCTCAGGACCGCGCTGACTCGTGCCGGAATCAGACGGATCGACGCGCTTGTGTTCACTCACGACCACGCCGATCACACCGGTGGCGCACCGGGCCTCGTCGGCGTCGTCCGGGTCGGGCGCGCGTTTGCGCCCAGCGTTGCTGATCCGGAGGCCTTCGCGCAACTAATCCCGCACCTCGACCGAGTTGTTGATTACCGGAAAGACGAAGGTTCGCTACTTGGCTCCATAGCCGCGGGCGATGTGCTCACCGTGGGGCTCACGCGATTGGAGGCTTTGTGGCCGAGAGGGCCTGATCCAGCGCTTGCGACCAACGATACGAGTGTAATCCTGCACCTGACCCGTGGTGAATTCTCGGCGATCCTCCCGGGCGACGCCGAGGAGGTCGTGTGGGACCGTCTTGCGCGGGACGAAATGATTCCCGATATCGATGTGCTGCTGGTACCGCACCACGGTAGCTCAAACGGAATCACAGCAACTGCCCTCGATACCTTGCGACCAGCCGTCGCGCTCATCAGCGCGGGTGCCGGAAACGAGTTTGGACACCCCTCGCGATCGGTGATTGATCTGCTTGAGGACCGTGAGATCGCGGTGTTTCGAACAGATATCCACGGTGAACTGCGGGTTTCTCACGATCTTGACGGTCGGTTCGCCGTTTTCACCACCCGTGGAGCCCGGGAGGCGGCGTGTGCGACAATCTCGGGTGGTATCGCACGCACCCTCACAGAACCCGGAGATCATGACCGACCCTCGACTTGCAGACCTCAAACCCGTCTACCTCATCTACGGACCAGAGGAGCTGCTGCTTACGCAGGCGGTAGAGCGCTTGAAGCAAAGGCTGGCGGCCGTCGCGGATCTCGACTACAACTTGACGGTGCTCGATGGGGATCGGACCGACGGCGACTCGGTCATCACGGTCTGCAACACGTTGCCGTTCATGTCCGAGCGCCGCCTGGTGATTGTGCGCAGGGCTGACGCCTTGCCCAAAGACTCGCTTGACGTGATTGCTCGCTACGCCGCTGACCCGAATCCGGAGACGGTACTTGTTCTTGTTGCGCTCAAGCTTGCGAAGAACCTCCGTGTGTACAAGGCGATCGACGCGCTGGGAGGGGTCTCGGAGTACAAGTCACCCAAGAAAGGTGAGTATGCGCAGCGCGTCCTCGAGTTCTTCGCGCAGCGCGGGAAGCGCATTGGGCTTGATGCGGCTGAAGTGCTAGTCCGTGCTGTCGGGTACGACCTGAGGCACCTTTCGACAGAAGTAGACAAGGTAGTGGCCTTCGCGGGAGACAAGGAGACACTTTCGCGTCGCGATGTCGAGCATGTTGTCTCCACAACCGCGCCTCCGTCGGTCTTCGATTTCACCGACGCTCTCGGCGCGAGAGATGTTCGGGCTGCGCTGCGCCTGCTTGCGCTCCTCGTCGATCAAGGCGAGTCGGTGCACGGCATCCTTGCGCTCAGCGTGCGCCACGTACGCCACATGCTTTCAGTTCACGCGATCAAGGCCCGAAGCCCAAGCGGGTCTCCAGTGGGCGAGATAATGCGGGAGGTCGGGGTGGCCAACTGGCAGGCCAACAAGTTGCTGCGTCAGGCGGGACGGTACTCTGGCCCTGAGTTGGTGGACGCCCTGAGAGGTGCCGCTCGCACGGATGCGGAAATGAAGACGAGCCGGGATGCCCGGCTCGTCTTCGAACGCTGGATAGTGGATCTCTGCCGTGA
This window contains:
- a CDS encoding helix-hairpin-helix domain-containing protein; amino-acid sequence: MFDDVRVEPERSHGRGASFLRRTGLTDISPAALTGVVVMLLVALLVAAWRVGGALFDGGAPQVAFESNLAEDVASHAHGEDDSSGVATPAADAQPESVWVHVAGAVNSPGLRELPVGSRVGDAVEAAGGPSPEASIDTINLAQIINDGEHVYVPTREQAAAGTVPSPVGTSSGATRGGSSAGQHVNINSAGESELEALPGVGPATAARIVADREANGPFSAPEDIMRVPGIGEKKLEAMRDFIVVR
- a CDS encoding DNA internalization-related competence protein ComEC/Rec2; this encodes MPLPTVAVIALTLASIGFVACIGMARLLRRYAYGRARVVQIGCFAGVLFVWAALGVASGSARWSGWHAAQAQLPTPNESTADAQTPNTAVVAIRDPTQGRFGWVTTVRPLEGAPVRFRVMLPPGQDPPVRLGEVFALKQRVMPIDPSQEWARRAHRRFEAGSVPVRAVEIEGWASTPSGWAGPIRATVNEMVAKVPGARGDVLQGVLLGDRTRMSGTVTEEDMRVCGLSHLIAVSGTHLSIVGMLLGRVLGHARQGLVTRAAVVVAAMGMYVVLTGVQPSALRALGMGAVAGLAAVSGRRGDGLAALAAAVAVMLMADPVVAFDIGFRLSVCAVAGIVVFGGLAGEWIRSAFGTGRVHRWAEGAADMLALTLVAQVATLPVALPAFGMFSLIAPLANVIAMPLVTVGLIVGLVAAVAGLVLSVVAGPFMSLAALPLGLVTTLARHFASIPGAALGVEAPPGPLVATVTVATCALWVAWPRPRDSTAPRMALGLVVALTVWGMIGAPTPSGEPRIRVLDVGQGDAVIVTDDNATLLIDTGPDPDVLRTALTRAGIRRIDALVFTHDHADHTGGAPGLVGVVRVGRAFAPSVADPEAFAQLIPHLDRVVDYRKDEGSLLGSIAAGDVLTVGLTRLEALWPRGPDPALATNDTSVILHLTRGEFSAILPGDAEEVVWDRLARDEMIPDIDVLLVPHHGSSNGITATALDTLRPAVALISAGAGNEFGHPSRSVIDLLEDREIAVFRTDIHGELRVSHDLDGRFAVFTTRGAREAACATISGGIARTLTEPGDHDRPSTCRPQTRLPHLRTRGAAAYAGGRALEAKAGGRRGSRLQLDGARWGSDRRRLGHHGLQHVAVHVRAPPGDCAQG
- the holA gene encoding DNA polymerase III subunit delta, which gives rise to MSERRLVIVRRADALPKDSLDVIARYAADPNPETVLVLVALKLAKNLRVYKAIDALGGVSEYKSPKKGEYAQRVLEFFAQRGKRIGLDAAEVLVRAVGYDLRHLSTEVDKVVAFAGDKETLSRRDVEHVVSTTAPPSVFDFTDALGARDVRAALRLLALLVDQGESVHGILALSVRHVRHMLSVHAIKARSPSGSPVGEIMREVGVANWQANKLLRQAGRYSGPELVDALRGAARTDAEMKTSRDARLVFERWIVDLCRD